Part of the Nitrospinota bacterium genome is shown below.
CCCCACCTTTTTTAGTTTTAAGCTCTCTCCATCAAAAACAATTGCCTTCATAATAAAGCTCTCTTTTTTGATAATCTATTTTTAAGCGGACACAGATCACAGCGAGGTGACTTATGACAATAAAAATGCCCGATATAATCCAGCAATGCATGGAACTCGTTAAAAAGAGCAACATCGGTTGGAAGACGCTGCATAAAAAATTCCTGTAATTCCTGATAGCTTGGGTTTTCATGGAACCATCCATGGCGATAAAGGATACGACGTGTATAGGTATCCACAACAAAAATCGGTTTTTGCAATGCATAGAGAAGAATTGAATCGGCTGTTTCCTCTCCAATGCCATAAATCGATAGTAGCTCATTATGTAAAACCTTTGTGTCTCTTTGAGACATCTTTTTTATTGAACCCTGATAGTGATTCAGAAAATATTTCACAAATTGCTTGGTCTTCTTTGCCTTTTGATTGAAATATCCAGAAGGACGGAGCAAGATTGCCAGTTCTTTCTCAGAGATCTTAT
Proteins encoded:
- a CDS encoding endonuclease III domain-containing protein; protein product: MIKRSLTPKKMMDVYHQLLKQVGPRHWWPADSPFEVIIGAILTQNTAWANVEKTINNLKQNNLLSAKTLDKISEKELAILLRPSGYFNQKAKKTKQFVKYFLNHYQGSIKKMSQRDTKVLHNELLSIYGIGEETADSILLYALQKPIFVVDTYTRRILYRHGWFHENPSYQELQEFFMQRLPTDVALFNEFHALLDYIGHFYCHKSPRCDLCPLKNRLSKKRALL